A genome region from Carassius gibelio isolate Cgi1373 ecotype wild population from Czech Republic chromosome A23, carGib1.2-hapl.c, whole genome shotgun sequence includes the following:
- the LOC127944929 gene encoding cerebellin-4-like — protein sequence MVSVKRFNNARVDCVALLFCLAVMWELVLAQNDTEPIVLEGKCLVVCDSNPADWKSSSSPLGISVRAANSKVAFSAVRSNNHEPSEMSNKTRIIYFDQVLVNIGNYFTLESVFLCPRKGIYSFNFHVIKVYQSQTIQVNLMLNGKPVISAFAGDKDVTREAATNGVLLHLNKEDKVYLKLEKGNLVGGWQYSTFSGFLVFPL from the exons ATGGTGTCTGTGAAGCGCTTTAATAATGCGCGTGTCGACTGCGTGGCTCTGTTGTTCTGCCTGGCCGTCATGTGGGAGCTCGTTTTGGCTCAGAATGACACGGAACCCATCGTCTTGGAGGGCAAATGTCTGGTGGTTTGTGACTCGAACCCCGCCGACTGGAAGAGCTCGTCCTCGCCGCTCGGCATCTCCGTGCGCGCCGCCAACTCCAAAGTGGCTTTCTCCGCGGTGAGGAGCAACAACCACGAGCCCTCGGAGATGAGCAATAAAACGAGAATCATATATTTTGACCAG GTTCTTGTCAACATAGGAAACTATTTCACACTGGAATCCGTCTTTCTTTGTCCTCGGAAAGGAATCTACAGCTTTAACTTCCACGTTATTAAAGTGTACCAGAGCCAGACTATACAA GTGAATTTAATGCTGAATGGAAAGCCAGTGATCTCTGCCTTTGCCGGTGACAAAGATGTGACGCGGGAGGCCGCCACCAACGGAGTCCTGCTGCACCTCAACAAAGAAGACAAGGTTTACCTGAAACTGGAGAAGGGCAATCTGGTAGGCGGATGGCAGTACTCCACCTTTTCTGGCTTTCTTGTTTTCCCTCTGTAA